ACCTTATGGATATGTTTGGTagaataatagcttattttgaaatgctacccAAGTactatttcaaaataagctcttgatttttaattttttttaaaatgacacTATCTacccttcattaatcaaaatgataatatcttagtttatccttttatagttttatacaCTTATCAACTAATTCaacaattagtaatttttcaACTTTCAGTTAATTTTTTAGCTAGGCGTGTCAAACAAAAGCCTATATTTTCAACAAGctcatattatttataatttaattttgtatatcacTTGGTAAATAAGTATGTCAATTAGAACACTCTATATGTTTAACAAGTTTCTTTTAGGAATCAAATAGGTGCATTTGATTATAATCTATGCCCATTATAATCTTTTTAACATTAAGGCCGAGCATCCATGTGTTCGTTATATAAAAgagttcaattataattattttcaacaCCAGAGGAATAACTTAAAAAGGTAGACGAAGAAGATGTAAGCTAGTTTTGATGGAATAATCGAAAATCTTGTATTATAAGAGCATTATTAACAAGATTAACCTTTGAGCTCAAATGATATGATGCATAACAAGATCGAGAGGGTGTCAAGTATGGGAAAACACCTCTAATACTTACAAGCTAGCTAATGAACTCGGATAATTAAACCCACAAAGAAACAAATGAATTAAATGATGATGCACCATGATATGATGTGATCGGATCGAATTAAAACTAGTTTAAGTGGTCAAGGCATCAGGCAAGGTTGTTCTACCTCCTAGCACTTTCCCACCAACGTCTGGGAAATATTCAAATCCCCCCAACGGACTTACCTTCCCATTTGAATCCACTTGCACTGGGTACTTAAGAAGATGACCCTGCAATGGAGTGAACTTCTCTGCCGTGTATCTCTTCCAGTTCTCTTCTGCGATTTCGTTTACTAGTTTAACGCATGACCTTCCTTCTGCTTCGTCCAGCCTCTTGTCCATCATCCCCAAGTGCTCCGCCCACAGTGACTTTCTGTACCCATACACCTGTCCAGAAAGTTTTAACTGATAGTGAGACTACACGTAcgtttaataaatttaatactccgtagtctttttgtgtttaattattgGATCTTGAACTTCGATGAGTGGTTTTTCATAATTTAGTCCTTTATTAGGCATTTCGTTTATTGGCAGttagaatcaatgactaaatcaagaaaaatcaatatagttGATGATTACATTGGGTAAAATCACTATTATCGActtctttttgtgcttaattgagtCTTGAACTTCGATGGTTTTACATAATTTAGTCATGAATCAGTTACACCTTCCGTTTGTTGGGTGGTAAAATCAAGGACTgagtcaaaaaaaaatcactatagtccatgattaaattgggtaaaaccactTTAGTCCATGActtctttttgtgcttaattgagtCCTGAACTGTCATCTGTTAAGCCTTCTGTTTGTTGGCGGTTAGAATCAaggactaaatcaagaaaaatcacaATAGTCAATGATGAAAATGGGTAAAACATTTATACTCGAagcattgttgcaaaaatccacgcctaggccgcctaggcacccgcctaggcgctaggcgctcctagaccgaggcgaattgctccctaggcgtccacCTAGGTGGCTGgccgcctaggaggccgcctagcgcctaactcgggcGACTAGACTGAGTTGGCgaccgactaggccgaatttggccgatttaactcgcccaactcggcagagttagccgagttaactcgagcgagtcggccttgttaattttattattatatttatatatatttaaatttatttatttatataagtaagagaagtaagagatatatatataatatatataatataatatatgacatacacccacatatatgaattaattttttgtttttataggtcgccgcctagaaccgctTAGGCGCCGCCTAAACCGCTTAGGCGCCACCTAAACCGCTTAGGCGCCGCCTaaaccgcttaggcgctaggcgctagtcctagcgcctactgcaaccatgactcgaagactaaattaggtattaatagATGAGAAATTATCAAGCTACCCTTGATTCTAAAGGCCAACAGACAGAATGCCTAGCAGAGAACTAAATTAAGTAAAGTCATAAAAGTTCAAAACTCAAttaaacactatatatatatatatatattccagacttaattgagaaaaaatattatagtcgggaactaaattaagtatttatatattatattgaagaaACACTGACCTGGCCATGGGGATGGCTTTGATTTTTGGCCCAGGTTTGATGGGGCTGATATGCGCCCATGGCGATCTCTGTGTCTCTGGAACCGGCCATGGATCGTTGGTTGATATTAGCAGAACCCAAGATGACATACTCGTCGTCCACAACCATTCCCTTGGCGTGCACATAGATCATGAACCTCCCCGATTTCTGAGAAGCCGTCATCTGAACACAAATGCAGTCCCATTAGAGCATTCAAGAATCCATTTGTATTGGAATTGGAGGATCAGTACAGTACTGTTCCTCCAATAATTTGTTTATAAAGCTAAGGCACACGATCATTACAACGTCGCTGTAGCCAGGAGCGTGAGAGGACACACTCTCTTCGTTGCATTCTTCTCGATTGCCAAGGCAATAGAAGTTGAGATAGTCACAGGGATGTGCATCCTCTATCTTCTCTGATTTCAACTCCTTGGCAATGATTTCATACATCATTTGCATTGTTTGTCCCTGCAATGAGAGTCATACACACTACATTATATATGTCTTCACTTCAATTATACGttttaatactcaatttagttatcCAATATAGTgatttctcgatttagtcctaaacgcTTGAGCTTAATTGGGTCAGGTGTTACCTAATTCAGTCCTTAGTTGTCAGAATCAAaaactaaatcgagaaaaacaaCTATATATAGTTCATGTATAATGTAGTAAAAACCGGTCTAGCATAGTATGATATATGCCTTACCTGCCAATACAGAATTTCTTGAACTGGTGCAGAACTGGGGACACCTTCAGGCCACATTGGGATCACAATGTACACTGTAAATCTCTCCCTATTCCGAATTTTACTTACAATCTTAAGCGCAAGCTCCATTGGGATCAAGTTATCCGCGCCTAAGACATAGCCATTGCATAACTGTATAAGCTTAGATTGCACTAGACAATGGACATTATAATGTTATAACAGAGTAGATGATGAAACCTGCTTCTTTGTAAGAAGGCCAAGCATAAGATGACCCCAGGAAATACTGGTTTTCAATGTAAATAAAATGCTGGGCTCGTCTTATTGCCTCGATGTATGCCATTTGGATGCTCCTATCAATCACTAAATCTTTCGCGCAAACTAGATTCTGCAAAGTCAATGATTATAAGTACCAAGCAATACAGATTCTGATACCAAAATGAATGATGTGTTTAATGGTACCTGTGTTACAGCTGTGTGAACATCTTTGGGGAATCCTTTCAAGGACCCTGAATCTATGGATCTGAAAACCTGTCAGATTCGTACCAACACAAGATCAATAGGAGTTGCACCAaattatagtggttttactaTGAAAATCAAAGAGGAATGAATAGAGGGTGTGATTTTTTATGGACCTGAGCATGCCAGTTTTCTGGATCATCTTCATTGGAAACCCACAATGAAGGATCATCATTTGGAACAGAAGGAGAAGGGCTAGTTATCCATGAAATCCGCTCTACTTTTAACAATGCGTCGTCATGCCAGTGAGATATCTTCTTGAAACGCCGCCCTAACTCCGCCCACTTGGAGGCTTTTCTCCACCGCTGTTCAAAGTTTGTGAGAATATCATATGCAGCAGGACCTTCAATCTTGCAGTGTAAATCATGCCATGGCTGCCTTGGTGCCTTTACTCCCTCTTCCTATTACAGAATTGAAAACAGAGCAATAACATTACGAAAGTGTTTGGCAATTGGCTgatagctgattgggttagttaACAGATGAACAACAACAAGAGATATAAATGTTCGGGATGTCAGGAGTAAAAtggtcatttcataattaaaggTTAATTAACTCACCAAAAACTTTACTCTTCTTAGcttttcaaattttgatttattatccCAATAATCTAATGCAATAagtcattttatcaaacacttagggggcgtttggttcaagttatataagataactaaggttatatttgcttggtaatataagattcccatgtttggttcaagttatgtaagattCTCAGGGAATGTAAGATAACTCCCGACgaagtttttagctattggaagggaatgtgagatacaccccgatttcttaggtaatctcacattcccttatcttattcctaatattgagcttttggcattttaatcaatttatcttatttttgttgtcttatttacctagttcaattttaaaccaaacacatgaaTCTAACATTTCCAGTTATCTAACATTCTCAGCAATCCAACATtcctaaggtaatctaacattccgtgaaccaaaagCCCCCTCAGAGAGTAGCTTATTGACCAATCAAGCCAGCTAAACTTTATCAAATTATCCAAAATTGACTTATCATCAATGCTAAGAAAGAGCGAGGCAATAACATAAGGGGTATTGGAGCAGATGAGAGACTTACAGGAAAAGTAGGATTGTGATAATCATCCTGGAAAACAGTGTGGCGATCAGAGAATAATCTATGCTGGGGGGTATCGTATCGGCCATCGCATAGGTCTAGACCGCCGATAAAAGCTGTGATCTTCCGGTTGTTTCCCTGGGCTTGTGTATCAACAATTACACACTTCTGATGGTGTGTATAAAGTGTTCCTACCACCTGATCAGATCGatacaacaaacaaacaaacaatataatgatGGAGCTAAAAACCTAGCTGCAACTTATTCCAATCACAAATGAAATTGAAGCCTACCTGTTGCTTGAAAAAGCTGAGCTTACTGCTTGCATATCGAGGGGCGAGCACGCAAGTGACTGATGAGTGCCTGAAAAATTTCCGAGTTTCTTCGTCGTGTGTTCCCATCACTCCACTctgcaattacattttttaaacatTAGTAATCGTGCTTGTGCATATTAGCATTAGCTGTACCtaatcatgattttttttttataacaagttttttcttaaaaaaaaaaaaaaatctcaaaaagcCCCACTATTAAAAATGATCTTAGTGTATCAAGGAAAATGTTACATATCCAAATATTATTGGAATTAATATATCACTGACTCTCAAGACTCGACGATAGCATAATAACTTGAGCACAAGTTGACTATACAACGTCCCAGTATAAGTGCAAGGAGGATTGAGTTGCCCGTAAGGATAGCCCAAGTGGTAAAAGAGTTACACCTGCACCCGAGGGGttgtgggttcgaacctcaagcccttgggtttgagccggtcagctatgggagGTCATTTGCCGGCTAAGGTCACAGGACGAGGGTTTACTCACTAGGGTTTACTCACTAACACACTCAGGAATGGGGCTTACCTCGTtaatccacaaaaaaaaaaaggaggattGAATTGGTCAACCATCGTTTAGCTTAAAGAACACATAgagtttattataatttttctagATTCAAATGTTACTATCAAATCTACAAATACTACcacaatatattataaaaatgattCGAACTCTATcaaaattaatacaataatgTTTCTCTCTAGTCATGAGTTACCCAAAACTTCAGTCATTCCATTACTTTGCTTGTTATAACCTCGTCTATAATCTATGTTAGGATTATAACCACCAGcgaacataaaatatttttattttttaaaagtaatttgaGTTGCTTGcagaaaaaaaagtaatttgagTTAAGGTATTTGGCCAGGTCATGCACGTTCTCGCCGCCTTATGTCGCGGTGTAGACGCTAGAGCCAGGtatagagggaaaaaaaaaatgcgcaCATGACAATGCACGACTTCATTAGTGAGTATTTCGGGTCaaagattaaggttcgaaattTAACAGTGATAGTGTGAATCATAGGTATAAGACTCATGTCAAAAATTATAGCAGGtaacttattttcttatttatagaCTGTTAAtctgttattatattatttgagatAGATTAGTGCGGGATGTTGGACTTGACGTTTTATcttttaccggcctccgcctGCAATCCTCCAACCACCTAATTCTTTTACTGGAAGAGACTAAGGTATATTTAACTATGTTGGTTGAGTTATTGAATTTACATTCTTCCAAATACTGGGTCTGAAATCCTTGGTATTGGGATTCAACTTTTGGAGCAAGAATAGTATGGTGgctttaagaagaaaattagaGAAGAGGAAAATGATTACCGTATTAATGAAGAATTTACTGTGAGAAGTCTTGTCATCCCAAACCAAGAGCAACACCCTGACACCTTCCTGGGACTTATACTTTAGCAACTCTCCGAGGTTCAAATCGCCGCCGTTGGGCAACGGCCTAGTGGGCTCCCTCACCAGCTTCACCTTGTGATAAATGGACCACCCAACTATATAAACCATGTGATGAGCCTCCAGAATGGCATGACAGATGTCTTCCCAGCAATTCTCGTGCTGAAACGCCTTTCCGCCGTCTATATTTATCTCCGGCAAACTCCCCTCCGGGACGTGCGCGTCCTGGTACAGCGTCACCGCCCCGCCGTGCCTCATCGGAAAATAGCTCTCCTTCAGCCCGTAGTTCTCCGGAACGCCGCCGCGGTACGCCGGGTTTTCGTCGCATGGGGTGAACTTCATCACCAGCCGGATGGCGCAGTCGGGCTTCGGCGGCTTCCCGTTGGCGCCGATGATCGGGAACCAGTCGTTGATGGGCTCCCCGGAGATGATCTTGTGGGCCGGGACTTTCGCGACGCCGATGAAGTCGGCGCCGAACACGTCGTTGTCCTTCACCTGAgtgaacatatataatatataaacataaatatgcaatccaAACTGAAATATGTATCAGAATCAATCATGTAAGGTCATGGGTTTAAATTTCTGCTCCACTAAAAAAAGACTATTGATGATCCATGAAGGGacttgttgagcatataatattcTCTGCATCACCAGTGAAATGGCgtattgagcatataatattcTCCACGTTATCAGTGAAATGgcctgttgagcatatatatatatatatatgtgcaataCAAATACCAGTTTagatttttaattgagatgTAGTACATGCTTTAATTACCTGAAACTCGACCTCGGAAACGGGGTGGGCCACCGGGATCTTGAAGTGCTCGGCCCAGACGGGATCCTGGGAATTGGAGATCACGCGGGTGCGAGCCACGGTGGCGCCGGCGAGGCAAACTTTGACGTAAGGGTCGCTGGTGATAATCTTGGTGTGGCGGTGGACCTTCTTCCCCTGCCGGGACGCGGGTTTCCGGAAATCGAACGCCGTCACGAATCGGCGGATGCGCTCCGACACGATGTCCATATTGGGCAGCCGCCGGGCTTCCAGAATCTTCAAGTCCAGATCCCCATGGAGATATACCACATTCTCTGACATCAAATCGCACATTTTTCACAGCCGATCGAAATGCAGATCGAATGGGCAGTTATTCGTTTCAGGCGGTGGTGACCGTTGGCGGGGGAGGAGGAGATCGGGAAATGGATTCCTCCGCCGTAGCCAACGGCTGGAGAAGGTGGCGCGGAGATGGGTATGATGGAATAACCAACCAAAAAATACCTTATGAGTTGGGGGAGATTGCCCAGGTGGTTACGGCTAATACGCAATACATGGGGACAACAGATTGCTCAACCACTGGATTAGCACCGTTGGATTATTAATTGGTTCATTCATTTATAActcatatattcattaattaaatgattataAATTTGACCATAAATAGACTTACACAAACCCATTAATCCATAGATAACCAACCTATTACTAATGGCATCAACTTAGGTTAAGCTGTCCTCAACCCTGCCAATCTccccctttctaatctatgtggcaagagagaatttttttatttattattatttaatgccaTGTGTGTTGCAATAGGAGAGAGAAATTGCTAAATTAgcaagaggagagagaatgaaaaAGTGAGAGAAAAAGCATGGTAAATTTGATTTGGGtacttttttatcttttttatttcctattatattatttagttattatatttataatataatatgcaaatttcaaataatgaagaatttacaaatttgatgatgtggaagtgggacccattttagaaagtgagagaaatttcTGGGTTAAGGATAGCCTTAAAGCGTCTCAAATTGTAGACAACTGAGCGtttaaaaatcataatttcaattataagtatttcaatatttattactagtaataattaattttaacataaatagtatcacaattttacatataagtattacaatatgtATCATAAGTAACGATTTATTTCTAAattcaaattggtattaaattttttacGA
This region of Ipomoea triloba cultivar NCNSP0323 chromosome 15, ASM357664v1 genomic DNA includes:
- the LOC116007034 gene encoding phospholipase D delta-like codes for the protein MCDLMSENVVYLHGDLDLKILEARRLPNMDIVSERIRRFVTAFDFRKPASRQGKKVHRHTKIITSDPYVKVCLAGATVARTRVISNSQDPVWAEHFKIPVAHPVSEVEFQVKDNDVFGADFIGVAKVPAHKIISGEPINDWFPIIGANGKPPKPDCAIRLVMKFTPCDENPAYRGGVPENYGLKESYFPMRHGGAVTLYQDAHVPEGSLPEINIDGGKAFQHENCWEDICHAILEAHHMVYIVGWSIYHKVKLVREPTRPLPNGGDLNLGELLKYKSQEGVRVLLLVWDDKTSHSKFFINTSGVMGTHDEETRKFFRHSSVTCVLAPRYASSKLSFFKQQVVGTLYTHHQKCVIVDTQAQGNNRKITAFIGGLDLCDGRYDTPQHRLFSDRHTVFQDDYHNPTFPEEGVKAPRQPWHDLHCKIEGPAAYDILTNFEQRWRKASKWAELGRRFKKISHWHDDALLKVERISWITSPSPSVPNDDPSLWVSNEDDPENWHAQVFRSIDSGSLKGFPKDVHTAVTQNLVCAKDLVIDRSIQMAYIEAIRRAQHFIYIENQYFLGSSYAWPSYKEAGADNLIPMELALKIVSKIRNRERFTVYIVIPMWPEGVPSSAPVQEILYWQGQTMQMMYEIIAKELKSEKIEDAHPCDYLNFYCLGNREECNEESVSSHAPGYSDVMTASQKSGRFMIYVHAKGMVVDDEYVILGSANINQRSMAGSRDTEIAMGAYQPHQTWAKNQSHPHGQVYGYRKSLWAEHLGMMDKRLDEAEGRSCVKLVNEIAEENWKRYTAEKFTPLQGHLLKYPVQVDSNGKVSPLGGFEYFPDVGGKVLGGRTTLPDALTT